The genomic DNA CCTTTTCGTTATGGCATTATCCGAACCCTAATTTGACTCAGAACTTTCAACGGTCAATATTCAAAATACAACCTTCTACCGTCACCTTTAAGTCTATAACTTGAACATTTCAATACTTCATCTTCATACTTTTGACTCAAATCAATACAAATAAACAAAAGCACTTCTTCTACACATCAAGATTCATAAAACCAATCAAACTTATCTAAAGTTATTCATACCCAGATCATCAAAATCTTGTTTTCGGATTGAGAAAAGTGTTAAAAATGGCGTctttgtggaagaaactaagagcTAGGCGTTTGGCTGGCAAGAAGTTTGTTTTAGATCAAGGTTTCCAGATGGAACTCACCATTCCAACACATTTTCGATGCCCGATATCGCTTGATCTAATGAAAGATCCGGTGACGCTGTCAACGGGTATCACGTATGATCGAGAAAGCATCGAAAAGTGGATACGAGATGGAAACCAAACGTGCCCGGTCACAAACCAAGTCCTCACaaattttgatcaaacaccgAATCATATGATTCGGAGGATGATCCAAGATTGGTGTGTTGAGAATCGGTCACATGGCGTTGAGCGAATACCCACTCCTCGTACCCCAATAACCTCTTCGGATATCATGGAAATTTGTTCGAAAATGATGGATTCGGCTTCAGAAGGAGATGGGAAAAGGTTTCATGATTTGGTGGGGAAGATAAATGCATGGGCTAAAGAAAGTGAACAAAACAAGAGTCTTATCAAAGATAACGGGCTCGGGTATGTGTTAGCGGCTTCATTCGAGGCGTTTTCGAGTCTTTCGTTCGAAAAACATGAAGATGTTTTAAAGGAGATTATGTTAATGTTAACATGGATGTCTCCTTTAGGGGTTGAAGGGCGATCTAAGCTTGGATCAACACAATCTTTACGTTGCATGACAAGGTTTTTATCATGTGATGATATGTTTCTCAAAAGAAGTTGTGTTCAAACCCTAAAGGAACTTCTTTCCACTGATCAAGCTCATGTAAATGCCTTAATCGACATCGATGGCGTTCCAGAAGCCTTGATCAACCTTATAAACATTTCGGTCAAAAGATCTTCTTTTTCGGTCATATATCACATAATTTCAACAAAAAATGGTCACAACAAGCTCTCATCAAGATTCTTGGAGTTGGGTGTTGTTGGATTGAGTTTAGAGGCTCTTGTGGACACCGATAAGGGGTTAAGCGAGATGGCGTTAGGCGTTTTAGATCGCATGTCTGATTTAAAAGAAGGAAGGGAAAGATTGCACAAACATGCATTGAGTGTGCCACTACTAGTGAAAAAGATGCTAAGAGTGTCTTCTTTGGCTACTGATTTTTGTGTTTCAATGTTGTGGAAGTTGAGCTTTAATGGTGATGAGAGTATTTTGGTGGAAGCTCTTCATGTCGGTGCTTTTCAGAAGCTTTTGCTCATGTTGCAGGTCAACTGTGTTGAAGAGACAAAGGTGAAGGCTACTGATATGTTAAAGATGATGAATCAGTACAAGAATAAGTTGGATTGCTTTGATTCTGGACATTATAAGTATCTCAGAAAGTCATATTAGTTTTTGTAGTTTGTAACTAAATTGTCTAATTTGTGTTGATATATTTAACTAGGTtttcatataaaataaaaatgccgatatcaa from Helianthus annuus cultivar XRQ/B chromosome 7, HanXRQr2.0-SUNRISE, whole genome shotgun sequence includes the following:
- the LOC110868042 gene encoding U-box domain-containing protein 21 is translated as MASLWKKLRARRLAGKKFVLDQGFQMELTIPTHFRCPISLDLMKDPVTLSTGITYDRESIEKWIRDGNQTCPVTNQVLTNFDQTPNHMIRRMIQDWCVENRSHGVERIPTPRTPITSSDIMEICSKMMDSASEGDGKRFHDLVGKINAWAKESEQNKSLIKDNGLGYVLAASFEAFSSLSFEKHEDVLKEIMLMLTWMSPLGVEGRSKLGSTQSLRCMTRFLSCDDMFLKRSCVQTLKELLSTDQAHVNALIDIDGVPEALINLINISVKRSSFSVIYHIISTKNGHNKLSSRFLELGVVGLSLEALVDTDKGLSEMALGVLDRMSDLKEGRERLHKHALSVPLLVKKMLRVSSLATDFCVSMLWKLSFNGDESILVEALHVGAFQKLLLMLQVNCVEETKVKATDMLKMMNQYKNKLDCFDSGHYKYLRKSY